From a single Ischnura elegans chromosome 7, ioIscEleg1.1, whole genome shotgun sequence genomic region:
- the LOC124161837 gene encoding uncharacterized protein LOC124161837 has product MSLDEKISRRTLTTKEFEEDVQALRSRGEDWNLTDVQINEIIEESLRILENEANASVDSTSRTCRFIRRFTSLFMSFWMHIFNLLWWAFITASILYCVLACHNPTQKLVTRHIQDYIYPFMRTFRLVTLPLLKVYPSLVDWHEEQCLVKNPFYKVQDLDCWPCEQVRSVLDLSGLKNFTEYYHHSGIPFVVKDAVDTECSLETLQGLFMENRDVFLRDAPSIYSSLPWLNDLVSLLDPSSVDAFNVSQYPEMHVTWKINRIAPARVLREAFPRPYFVPNGTEVAIQRFVFFNGAESPAHILPMSDFANVWILAAGSGERLISLWPASQCSHACSPTSIVLQPGHILFYNWQFWRPRSLPVQGAQGISILFMGSFY; this is encoded by the exons ATGAGTTTAGACGAGAAAATCTCTAGAAGAACCCTTACCACTAAGGAGTTTGAGGAAGATGTGCAGGCATTGAGATCCAGAGGAGAAGACTGGAACTTAACCGACGTCCAAATCAATGAAATCATTGAAGAATCACTTCGAATTTTGGAAAATGAGGCAAATGCAAGTGTGGATTCTACTTCACGGACTTGTCGATTCATTCGACGATTTACATCGTTGTTCATGTCATTTTGGATGCATATTTTTAACCTCTTGTGGTGGGCTTTCATAACAGCCAGTATATTGTACTGCGTTCTCGCATGCCACAATCCTACTCAGAAGTTAGTCACTCGGCACATTCAGGATTATATATATCCCTTTATGCGCACATTTAGGCTGGTAACCTTGCCTCTTTTAAAGGTTTATCCATCTCTTGTTG ATTGGCACGAGGAACAGTGCCTCGTGAAGAACCCTTTCTACAAAGTGCAGGATCTGGATTGCTGGCCCTGCGAGCAGGTTAGAAGTGTACTAGATTTGTCTGGTTTGAAGAACTTCACTGAGTACTACCACCATAGTGGAATCCCCTTCGTAGTGAag GATGCTGTGGACACGGAATGTAGTCTTGAAACCCTTCAAGGACTTTTCATGGAGAATCGAGATGTTTTCCTCAGGGATGCTCCTAGCATATACTCATCATTACCATGGCTGAATGACCTTGTTTCTCTTTTGGACCCCAGCAGTGTTGATGCATTTAATGTATCTCAGTATCCAGAAATGCACGTTACATG GAAAATCAACCGAATAGCACCAGCAAGGGTTTTGCGTGAAGCTTTTCCAAGGCCATATTTTGTTCCAAATGGCACTGAAGTTGCTATCCAAAGATTTGTTTTCTTCAATGGTGCTGAATCACCAGCTCATATACTG CCCATGAGTGACTTTGCTAACGTGTGGATTTTGGCTGCTGGTAGTGGAGAGCGTTTGATTTCCCTCTGGCCGGCATCACAGTGTTCACATGCTTGTTCACCGACATCTATAGTGCTGCAGCCTGGGCATATAT